TGGACCATAGCGAGTTCTTCTGATGAGAATATCTTGTCGATATCAAGGATCATGATAAAGTGGTCGTCTTTCTTGCCCATCCCTTTTATGAACTCGGTCCTGAGCCTCGTCCCGATCCTCGGCGCA
This genomic window from Nitrospirota bacterium contains:
- a CDS encoding chemotaxis protein CheW yields the protein APRIGTRLRTEFIKGMGKKDDHFIMILDIDKIFSSEELAMVQGAKEGA